From a region of the Synechococcus sp. RS9916 genome:
- the secA gene encoding preprotein translocase subunit SecA: MLKLLLGDPNARKLKRYQPIVSDINLLEEEIAPLSDDELRGKTAAFQERLANAGSLKNQRPILDEILPEAFAVVREAGKRVLGMRHFDVQLIGGMVLHEGQIAEMKTGEGKTLVATLPSYLNALTGRGVHVVTVNDYLARRDAEWMGQVHRFLGLSVGLIQQDMDPFTRRQNYACDITYATNSELGFDYLRDNMANDISEVVQREFQYCVIDEVDSILIDEARTPLIISGQVERPQEKYQQAAQVVEALERAAEMGKDGIDPEGDYEVDEKQRSCTLTDDGFAKVEELLGVSDLYNPQDPWAHYITNALKAKELFVRDVNYIVRDDEAVIVDEFTGRVMAGRRWSDGQHQAIEAKEGLPIQAETQTLASITYQNFFLLYPRLAGMTGTAKTEEVEFEKTYKLETTIVPTNRVRARKDLADQVYKTETAKWRAVAKETAQIHRDGRPVLVGTTSVEKSELLSTLLAEESIPHNLLNAKPENVEREAEIVAQAGRSGAVTIATNMAGRGTDIILGGNSDYMARLKLREVLLPRLVKPEEGHRPPVPLQRSGEASGFAAKAAPATGPHGNAPSEARAIGNLYPCQLSEDTDQSLVDLAKDLVKAWGDRTLSVIELEDRISTAAEKAPTEDPQIATLRAAIARVKAEYDVVIKQEEALVREAGGLHVIGTERHESRRVDNQLRGRAGRQGDPGSTRFFLSLGDNLLRIFGGDRVAGLMNAFRVEEDMPIESGMLTRSLEGAQKKVETYYYDIRKQVFEYDEVMNNQRRAVYTERRRVLDGRELKKQVIGYGERTMNEIVEAYVNPDLPPEEWDVGQLVGKVKEFVYLLEDLEPGQLQGLSMEDLKAFLQEQLRNAYDLKEGQIEQERPGLMRQAERFFILQQIDTLWREHLQAMDALRESVGLRGYGQKDPLIEYKNEGYDMFLEMMTNMRRNVIYSMFMFQPAPAAAEPTANV; this comes from the coding sequence ATGCTCAAGCTCCTGCTGGGTGACCCCAATGCCCGCAAGCTGAAGCGCTACCAGCCGATCGTCTCGGACATCAATCTGCTGGAGGAGGAGATCGCTCCTCTCAGCGACGATGAGCTGCGGGGCAAGACGGCTGCGTTCCAGGAGCGCCTCGCCAACGCCGGCAGCCTCAAGAACCAGCGCCCGATTCTGGATGAAATCCTGCCGGAGGCTTTCGCGGTGGTGCGCGAAGCCGGCAAGCGGGTGCTGGGGATGCGTCATTTCGACGTGCAGCTGATCGGCGGCATGGTGCTGCACGAAGGCCAGATCGCAGAGATGAAGACCGGCGAAGGCAAGACCCTGGTCGCGACTCTGCCCAGCTACCTCAATGCCCTCACCGGCCGTGGCGTGCATGTGGTGACCGTGAACGACTACCTGGCCCGCCGTGATGCGGAGTGGATGGGCCAGGTGCACCGTTTCCTCGGTCTTTCCGTCGGTCTGATCCAGCAGGACATGGATCCCTTCACCCGGCGACAGAACTACGCCTGCGATATCACCTACGCCACCAATTCGGAGCTGGGGTTCGACTACCTCCGCGACAACATGGCGAACGACATCAGCGAGGTCGTGCAGCGGGAGTTCCAGTACTGCGTGATCGACGAGGTGGATTCAATCCTGATTGATGAAGCCCGCACCCCGCTGATCATTTCCGGTCAGGTGGAACGCCCCCAGGAGAAGTATCAGCAGGCCGCCCAGGTCGTGGAAGCACTGGAGCGGGCTGCCGAGATGGGGAAAGACGGCATCGATCCGGAAGGTGATTACGAGGTGGATGAGAAGCAGCGCAGCTGCACCCTCACCGATGACGGCTTCGCCAAGGTGGAGGAGTTGCTGGGTGTCTCGGACCTCTACAACCCTCAGGACCCCTGGGCCCACTACATCACCAATGCCCTCAAGGCCAAGGAGCTGTTCGTTCGCGATGTGAATTACATCGTTCGCGACGATGAAGCGGTGATCGTTGATGAATTCACCGGTCGGGTGATGGCGGGTCGTCGCTGGAGTGATGGCCAGCACCAGGCGATCGAAGCCAAGGAGGGCCTGCCGATTCAGGCTGAAACCCAGACTCTGGCGTCGATCACCTATCAGAACTTCTTCTTGCTCTATCCCCGACTGGCGGGCATGACCGGCACGGCGAAGACCGAAGAAGTGGAATTCGAGAAGACCTACAAGCTGGAAACCACGATCGTGCCCACCAACCGGGTGCGGGCTCGCAAGGACCTGGCAGACCAGGTCTACAAAACCGAAACGGCCAAATGGCGTGCTGTGGCCAAAGAGACGGCGCAGATTCACCGCGATGGGCGGCCTGTGCTGGTGGGAACCACCAGCGTTGAAAAGAGTGAGTTGCTGAGCACCCTGCTGGCGGAGGAATCCATCCCCCACAACCTGCTCAATGCCAAGCCTGAAAACGTGGAGCGGGAGGCCGAGATCGTGGCCCAGGCCGGTCGTTCCGGCGCCGTCACCATCGCCACCAACATGGCCGGCCGCGGCACCGACATCATCCTTGGCGGCAACAGCGATTACATGGCCCGCCTCAAGTTGCGGGAGGTGTTGTTACCCCGCTTGGTGAAGCCCGAGGAGGGTCACCGACCCCCGGTGCCGCTGCAGCGCAGTGGCGAGGCATCCGGGTTCGCGGCCAAGGCGGCACCTGCGACGGGCCCCCATGGCAACGCCCCCAGTGAGGCGCGTGCCATCGGCAATCTCTACCCCTGCCAGTTGAGTGAAGACACCGATCAGTCCCTCGTTGACCTGGCCAAGGATCTGGTCAAGGCCTGGGGTGATCGAACGCTGAGTGTGATCGAGTTGGAGGACCGTATTTCCACAGCCGCGGAGAAAGCGCCCACGGAGGACCCCCAGATCGCAACGCTGCGCGCTGCGATCGCTCGGGTCAAAGCCGAATACGACGTGGTGATCAAGCAGGAGGAGGCGCTCGTGCGGGAAGCCGGCGGTCTGCATGTGATCGGCACCGAGCGCCATGAATCGCGGAGGGTGGACAACCAGCTGCGTGGTCGTGCTGGCCGTCAGGGGGATCCCGGCAGCACTCGCTTCTTCCTCTCGCTGGGCGACAACCTGTTGCGCATTTTTGGCGGCGATCGTGTGGCTGGCCTGATGAATGCCTTCCGCGTTGAGGAAGACATGCCGATTGAATCCGGCATGCTCACCCGTTCCTTGGAAGGGGCGCAAAAGAAGGTCGAGACCTACTACTACGACATTCGCAAGCAGGTGTTTGAGTACGACGAGGTGATGAACAATCAGCGTCGTGCGGTGTACACCGAACGCCGCCGTGTGCTGGACGGCCGTGAACTGAAAAAGCAGGTGATCGGCTACGGCGAACGCACGATGAACGAAATCGTCGAGGCTTATGTGAATCCCGATCTGCCGCCAGAGGAGTGGGATGTGGGCCAGCTTGTGGGCAAGGTGAAGGAGTTCGTCTATCTGTTGGAAGATCTCGAGCCCGGCCAATTGCAGGGGCTGTCGATGGAGGATCTCAAGGCCTTCCTCCAGGAGCAGCTGCGCAACGCTTACGACCTCAAGGAGGGGCAGATCGAGCAGGAGCGTCCGGGGCTGATGCGCCAGGCCGAGCGCTTCTTCATCCTTCAGCAGATCGACACCCTCTGGCGGGAGCACCTTCAGGCCATGGATGCCTTGCGTGAATCCGTGGGTCTGCGCGGCTACGGCCAGAAGGATCCGCTGATCGAATACAAGAACGAGGGCTACGACATGTTCCTGGAAATGATGACGAACATGCGACGCAACGTGATCTATTCGATGTTCATGTTCCAGCCGGCCCCTGCTGCCGCTGAGCCCACCGCCAACGTCTGA
- the mutS gene encoding DNA mismatch repair protein MutS produces the protein MALQGNLFGEPEASGKERRSAASSPEASPELDDASLTADAQSRPRQRQAPAASDTGEGPPREAASGAERADSEGTAFNEDTADNDLPAWSHHSLVDPLQLTPMLRHYVELKAAHPERVLLYRLGDFFECFFEDAIELSRLLELTLTGKEGGKSIGRVPMAGIPHHAAERYCADLIRKGRSVALCDQLEAAPAKGSAKGTLLKRDITRVLTPGTVLEEGMLSARRNNWLAAVVVEPAQGKQPFRWGLASADVSTGELVLQQMEGSSDLHQELARLEAAELVWGGAPDDRPAWCPDRLQLTAMANTPFSRPEAEQALLNHYRLSTLDGLGLQEHPLALRAAGGLMAYLQDTRPLEGDALHAPPLERPQLRFSGDALVLDAQTRRNLELTSTQRDGQFQGSLLWAIDRTLTAMGGRCLRRWLEAPLVQTRAIQQRQASVSTLVQTRPLRQALRRLLRPMGDLERLAGRAGAGQAGARDLVAIADGLERLPQLAGLLRDRLTDGPDWLAHLLVPDPDLLTLAQTIRHQLIDTPPLSLSEGGLIHDGVDPLLDGLRNQLDDQDSWLADQEQQERQLSGNANLRLQYHRTFGYFLSVSRAKSTAVPDHWIRRQTLANEERFITPDLKAREGTIFQLKARAAQREYELFCQLREQVGSYAEAIRRAARAVAGLDALSSLADVAATEGWCAPTVNDSRELTVEAGRHPVVEQLLVEERFTPNDVQLGDSTDLVVLTGPNASGKSCYLRQIGLIQLLAQVGGWVPAQSAAIGIADRIFTRVGAVDDLAAGQSTFMVEMAETANILHHASERSLVLLDEIGRGTATFDGLSIAWAVSEHLAGDLQARTVFATHYHELNALAEQRANVANFQVLVEETGDDLVFLHRVAPGGASRSYGIEAARLAGVPTSVVQRAQQVLDRLAA, from the coding sequence ATGGCCCTGCAGGGCAATCTGTTTGGCGAACCCGAGGCCAGCGGCAAGGAACGACGGAGCGCTGCAAGCAGCCCCGAAGCCAGTCCAGAACTCGATGACGCGTCCCTCACCGCGGATGCACAAAGCCGACCACGGCAACGCCAGGCGCCAGCAGCAAGCGACACCGGCGAGGGCCCACCACGAGAGGCAGCCTCAGGCGCAGAACGCGCCGACAGCGAAGGAACAGCCTTCAACGAAGACACAGCCGACAACGACCTGCCGGCCTGGAGTCACCACAGCCTGGTGGACCCACTGCAGCTCACACCGATGCTGCGGCATTACGTCGAACTGAAAGCCGCCCATCCCGAACGGGTGCTGCTGTACCGACTGGGGGACTTCTTCGAGTGTTTTTTCGAAGACGCCATCGAACTGTCTCGGCTTCTTGAGCTGACCCTCACCGGCAAGGAAGGAGGCAAAAGCATCGGCCGGGTGCCGATGGCAGGCATCCCCCACCATGCGGCCGAGCGCTACTGCGCCGACCTGATCCGCAAGGGGCGCAGCGTGGCCCTGTGCGATCAGTTGGAGGCAGCCCCGGCCAAGGGAAGTGCAAAAGGCACGTTGCTCAAGCGCGACATCACTCGGGTGCTGACCCCGGGAACGGTGCTTGAAGAAGGCATGCTCAGCGCCCGCCGCAACAACTGGCTGGCAGCCGTGGTGGTGGAACCCGCTCAAGGGAAACAACCGTTCCGCTGGGGTCTTGCCAGCGCCGATGTGAGCACAGGCGAACTGGTGCTGCAGCAGATGGAAGGCAGCAGTGACCTGCACCAGGAGCTGGCGCGGCTGGAGGCCGCCGAACTGGTGTGGGGTGGAGCACCCGACGACCGACCGGCCTGGTGCCCGGACCGGCTCCAGCTCACTGCGATGGCCAACACCCCCTTCAGCCGCCCGGAAGCCGAACAGGCGCTGCTGAACCACTACAGGCTCAGCACCCTCGATGGCCTTGGACTCCAGGAGCACCCCTTGGCCCTGCGGGCCGCGGGCGGATTGATGGCCTATCTGCAGGACACCCGCCCGCTGGAAGGCGACGCGTTGCATGCACCGCCGCTGGAGCGGCCCCAGTTGCGATTCAGCGGTGATGCGCTGGTGCTGGATGCGCAGACGCGCCGCAACCTTGAATTGACCAGCACCCAGCGCGACGGGCAGTTTCAAGGGTCACTGCTGTGGGCGATCGACCGCACCCTCACAGCCATGGGAGGGCGGTGTTTGCGCCGTTGGTTGGAGGCTCCGCTGGTGCAGACCCGCGCCATTCAGCAGCGCCAGGCGAGTGTGAGCACCCTGGTACAAACCCGACCCCTGCGGCAGGCCTTGCGTCGGCTGCTGCGGCCGATGGGTGACCTGGAACGCCTGGCCGGTCGGGCCGGTGCTGGCCAGGCCGGTGCGCGGGATCTGGTGGCCATCGCCGATGGCCTGGAACGCCTGCCCCAGCTGGCCGGTCTCCTGCGCGACCGGTTAACCGACGGACCGGATTGGCTCGCCCATCTGCTGGTGCCAGACCCAGACCTGCTGACCCTCGCGCAAACGATCCGCCACCAACTGATCGACACCCCGCCACTGAGCCTGAGCGAGGGGGGCTTGATCCATGACGGTGTCGACCCCCTGCTCGATGGCCTGCGCAACCAACTCGACGATCAAGACAGCTGGCTGGCTGACCAGGAACAGCAGGAACGTCAGCTGAGCGGCAACGCCAATCTCCGCCTGCAGTACCACCGCACTTTCGGCTATTTCCTCTCCGTCAGTCGGGCCAAGTCGACGGCCGTGCCGGACCACTGGATCCGCCGTCAGACCCTGGCCAACGAAGAACGCTTCATCACCCCCGACCTCAAAGCGAGGGAAGGCACCATCTTCCAACTCAAGGCCCGGGCCGCCCAGCGGGAATACGAACTGTTCTGCCAGCTGCGCGAACAGGTGGGCTCCTACGCCGAGGCCATCCGCCGAGCCGCCAGAGCCGTGGCCGGTCTCGATGCGCTCAGCAGCCTGGCTGATGTGGCCGCCACTGAAGGCTGGTGCGCGCCAACGGTGAACGACAGCCGCGAGCTGACCGTGGAGGCAGGGCGCCATCCGGTGGTGGAACAGCTGCTGGTGGAGGAACGCTTCACCCCCAACGATGTGCAGCTCGGAGACAGCACCGATCTGGTGGTGCTCACCGGCCCCAATGCCAGCGGCAAGAGTTGCTACCTGCGCCAGATCGGTCTGATTCAGCTGCTGGCTCAGGTGGGTGGCTGGGTGCCGGCGCAATCGGCAGCAATCGGCATCGCCGACCGGATCTTCACCCGCGTCGGCGCCGTCGACGATCTGGCCGCCGGTCAGTCCACCTTCATGGTGGAGATGGCGGAAACCGCCAACATCCTTCACCACGCCAGCGAACGTTCCCTGGTGCTGCTGGATGAGATCGGCCGGGGCACAGCCACCTTTGACGGGCTCTCGATTGCCTGGGCGGTGAGTGAACATCTCGCCGGCGATCTCCAGGCCCGCACGGTGTTCGCCACCCACTACCACGAGCTCAATGCCCTGGCGGAACAGCGCGCCAATGTGGCCAATTTCCAGGTGCTGGTGGAAGAAACCGGCGATGACCTGGTGTTTTTGCATCGCGTCGCCCCAGGGGGGGCCAGCCGCAGTTACGGCATCGAAGCGGCCCGGTTGGCCGGTGTGCCCACGTCGGTGGTGCAACGGGCGCAACAGGTGCTGGATCGCCTGGCGGCCTGA
- the psbZ gene encoding photosystem II reaction center protein PsbZ, translating into MQILNTLTVLALVVMSFALIVAVPVLYASSEDSGRSNRLILLGGIAWVALVLLNWGVSFFVV; encoded by the coding sequence ATGCAGATCCTCAACACCCTCACCGTTCTGGCCCTGGTGGTGATGTCGTTTGCCCTGATTGTGGCCGTCCCCGTTCTTTACGCCTCCAGCGAAGACAGTGGCCGTTCCAACCGTCTGATCCTTTTGGGTGGCATTGCCTGGGTGGCTCTGGTGCTTCTCAACTGGGGTGTGAGCTTTTTCGTGGTCTGA
- a CDS encoding N-acetylmuramoyl-L-alanine amidase, translating into MAATIYLHWTATGYDWIRPGHYHSIITGDGRVHRLHSYGVDLPAHTWGRNSNSIALACACMGGQPDPWSQPPSAEQLEGLCQETAAIARSWGWDADAITIARVMTHAEAASNRDGRIMHDNYGPMLWGGTGERWDLWQLERNGSHDGGEQLRERIRTLLNNPASSTAAPPATAVSDASALRFKRTSHMRVRGDELEVAIDAAGLSWARVADLLNRYGISYSWDSAQQRVLIGSLDVAPTYRPDGIQASVGWPLFEMVLQSREAPVILRGILRPDTSNGTPRAWCRVLEFAEEFGISVQYTPFSLGELRGG; encoded by the coding sequence ATGGCAGCCACGATCTATCTGCACTGGACCGCCACCGGCTACGACTGGATTCGGCCCGGCCACTACCACTCGATCATCACCGGCGATGGCCGGGTCCACCGGCTGCATTCCTACGGGGTGGACCTACCTGCTCACACCTGGGGCCGCAACAGCAATTCCATCGCCCTGGCCTGCGCCTGCATGGGCGGTCAGCCCGATCCCTGGAGCCAGCCCCCATCAGCGGAGCAACTGGAGGGGCTGTGCCAGGAAACCGCAGCCATCGCCCGCAGTTGGGGCTGGGACGCAGACGCCATCACGATTGCGAGGGTGATGACCCATGCCGAGGCCGCCTCCAACCGGGACGGGCGGATCATGCATGACAACTACGGGCCCATGCTCTGGGGTGGAACCGGCGAACGCTGGGACCTGTGGCAACTGGAGCGGAACGGCAGCCATGACGGCGGCGAGCAATTGCGCGAGCGCATCCGCACACTGCTCAACAACCCCGCCTCCAGCACGGCGGCGCCACCTGCGACAGCCGTCAGCGATGCCTCCGCTCTGCGCTTCAAGCGCACCAGCCACATGCGTGTGCGCGGGGACGAGCTAGAGGTGGCGATCGATGCAGCAGGGCTCAGCTGGGCTCGCGTCGCTGACCTGTTGAATCGCTATGGCATCTCCTACAGCTGGGACAGCGCGCAACAGCGGGTGCTGATCGGCAGCCTGGACGTCGCCCCCACCTACCGCCCGGACGGCATTCAAGCTTCCGTTGGCTGGCCGCTGTTTGAGATGGTCCTCCAGAGCCGCGAAGCTCCCGTGATCCTGCGGGGCATCCTGCGACCGGACACCAGCAATGGCACACCGCGTGCCTGGTGCCGGGTGCTCGAGTTCGCCGAAGAGTTCGGAATCTCAGTGCAGTACACCCCCTTCAGCCTGGGAGAACTCCGGGGCGGATGA
- a CDS encoding precorrin-8X methylmutase, producing MVGTTADDAEVCPLPPAPVTREVVSDHPIFTESIRRIRVLLGDTGLDALQQQVLERLVHSSGDPGLAPLLRFSDGACERGLAALKAGAAILTDTAMAAAAVSPMARRTGANAVCGLLDWAPDRAPEGSTRSAAAMAQAWRALTTQAEAAGQPMPLVLVGSAPTALEQLIDQLEAGAPAPSLVIGMPVGFVGVPESKRRLASTDLAQIRLEGTRGGAGLVGAACNALLRAAALEGQG from the coding sequence ATGGTCGGGACGACCGCAGACGATGCTGAAGTCTGCCCCCTGCCGCCAGCTCCTGTGACCCGCGAGGTTGTCAGCGACCATCCGATCTTCACGGAAAGCATTCGGCGCATCCGTGTGTTGCTGGGTGATACCGGCCTGGATGCTCTGCAGCAGCAGGTGTTGGAGCGGTTGGTGCACAGCAGCGGTGATCCCGGTTTAGCCCCTTTGCTGCGCTTCAGTGATGGTGCCTGTGAGCGCGGGTTGGCGGCTTTGAAGGCGGGTGCCGCCATCCTCACCGACACCGCCATGGCGGCGGCGGCGGTCTCGCCGATGGCGCGGCGCACGGGGGCGAATGCGGTGTGCGGTCTGTTGGATTGGGCACCGGACCGAGCACCGGAGGGATCGACCCGATCGGCCGCTGCCATGGCGCAGGCCTGGAGGGCCTTGACCACCCAGGCTGAGGCCGCTGGCCAGCCGATGCCGTTGGTGTTGGTGGGCAGTGCGCCCACGGCCCTTGAGCAGCTGATTGATCAGCTGGAGGCAGGGGCTCCGGCCCCCAGTCTGGTGATCGGCATGCCGGTGGGATTTGTGGGGGTGCCAGAAAGCAAGCGCCGTTTGGCCAGCACCGATCTGGCTCAGATTCGCCTGGAGGGCACCCGTGGAGGTGCCGGTCTGGTGGGTGCGGCCTGCAATGCCCTGCTCAGGGCGGCAGCGCTAGAGGGGCAGGGGTGA
- the holA gene encoding DNA polymerase III subunit delta, producing MPVHLFWGDDSAALERAVGKLIDQVVDPTWSSINLSRLDGADSSQALQALEEARTPPFGGGDRLVLLQRSPFCNACPSDLADRFDNALDLIPDTSHLVLCNPAKPDGRLRTTKALQQRIKAKQAAEQSFQLPAIWDGAGQRQLVQRTASDLNLDLEPDAIDALIDTIGSDSARLSAELQKLALHAASCGSTRISADAVATMIDGQATNALQVGDALLEGQVGEAISCLDALIDAGEPALRIVATLTGQIRGWLWVSLMEQQGERDVAVIAKAAGIGNPKRIYVMRKQLQGRPPTRCLNLLGRLLEVEAALKRGAQPAAAFRDGLLGAGTAGEAQ from the coding sequence ATGCCCGTGCATCTCTTCTGGGGGGATGACAGCGCCGCCCTCGAAAGGGCCGTGGGCAAGCTTATCGATCAGGTCGTCGACCCGACCTGGAGCAGCATCAACCTCAGCCGTCTGGATGGTGCCGACAGCAGCCAGGCCCTGCAGGCCTTGGAGGAGGCGCGCACGCCGCCCTTCGGCGGAGGTGACCGCCTGGTGCTCCTGCAACGCTCCCCCTTCTGCAATGCCTGCCCAAGCGACCTGGCCGACCGTTTTGATAACGCCCTGGACCTGATCCCGGACACCAGCCATCTGGTGTTGTGCAATCCAGCCAAGCCGGACGGGCGTCTGCGCACCACCAAGGCCTTGCAACAACGCATCAAGGCCAAGCAGGCGGCCGAGCAGTCGTTTCAACTGCCCGCCATCTGGGACGGAGCGGGTCAACGCCAACTGGTGCAGCGCACCGCCAGCGATCTCAACCTCGACCTCGAGCCCGACGCCATCGATGCGCTGATCGACACGATCGGCAGCGACAGCGCCAGGCTCAGCGCCGAATTGCAGAAACTGGCCCTGCACGCTGCCAGCTGCGGAAGCACCCGGATCAGCGCCGATGCGGTGGCCACGATGATCGATGGTCAGGCCACCAATGCCCTGCAGGTGGGTGATGCCCTGCTGGAAGGTCAGGTGGGGGAAGCCATCAGCTGCCTTGATGCACTGATTGATGCGGGGGAGCCGGCTCTGCGCATCGTGGCCACCCTCACCGGCCAGATCCGCGGATGGCTGTGGGTGAGCCTGATGGAGCAACAGGGGGAGCGGGATGTGGCAGTGATTGCCAAAGCGGCCGGCATCGGCAACCCCAAACGCATCTACGTGATGCGCAAGCAACTGCAAGGGCGCCCACCGACCCGCTGCCTCAACCTGCTGGGCCGGCTGCTGGAAGTGGAAGCGGCCCTCAAACGCGGAGCCCAACCGGCGGCAGCCTTCCGCGACGGCCTGCTGGGGGCGGGCACCGCTGGGGAAGCCCAGTGA
- the ribH gene encoding 6,7-dimethyl-8-ribityllumazine synthase, producing MATFEGRFTDAQGLRIGVVVARFNDLVTSKLLSGCLDCLSRHGVDASATSAQLDVAWVPGSFELPLVAQAMARSGRYDVLITLGAVIRGDTPHFDVVVAEASKGVAAVSRDSGVPVIFGVLTTDTMQQALERAGIKSNLGWSYGLEALEMGSLMKALA from the coding sequence ATGGCCACTTTTGAGGGTCGCTTCACCGATGCCCAGGGGCTACGGATCGGCGTTGTGGTGGCGCGTTTCAACGATCTCGTCACCAGCAAGCTGCTGAGTGGCTGTCTGGATTGTCTGTCTCGCCATGGTGTGGATGCGTCGGCCACCAGTGCCCAACTGGATGTGGCCTGGGTGCCTGGATCCTTCGAGCTGCCCTTGGTTGCCCAAGCGATGGCACGCAGTGGTCGGTACGACGTGCTGATCACCCTCGGTGCCGTGATTCGCGGTGACACCCCCCATTTCGATGTGGTTGTGGCGGAGGCCAGCAAAGGGGTTGCCGCTGTGTCGCGCGACAGCGGCGTGCCGGTGATCTTCGGGGTGCTCACCACCGACACCATGCAGCAGGCGCTCGAGCGTGCCGGAATCAAGAGCAATCTGGGCTGGAGCTACGGCTTGGAGGCTCTGGAGATGGGCTCCTTGATGAAAGCGCTGGCTTGA
- a CDS encoding GntR family transcriptional regulator, which produces MRFHIQQESDIPASTQLYNQICFAIAARHYPPGHRLPSTRQLAMQTGLHRNTISKVYRQLETDGVVEAMAGSGIYVRDQQKPREVRTPVHIRNRGVTDLDREVRKCVDGLLNAGCTLQQTRELLTREIDWRLRCGARVLVSTPREDIGASMLIAEELEPCLDVPVEVVPMEELESVLESASNGTVVTSRYFLQPVEDLAKRHGVRAVAVDLNDFREELNLLKELRPGSCVGLVSISPGILRAAEVILHSMRGNELLLMTATPDVGSRLLALLRASSHVLCDRPSLPLVEQSLRQNRSQLMRMPQVHCAESYLSGDTIELLRKEIGLQTS; this is translated from the coding sequence GTGCGATTCCACATTCAGCAGGAAAGCGACATTCCGGCGTCGACCCAGCTCTACAACCAAATCTGCTTCGCGATCGCCGCGCGTCATTACCCGCCTGGCCATCGCCTGCCCAGCACACGCCAGCTGGCGATGCAGACCGGCCTGCATCGCAACACGATCAGCAAGGTCTACCGCCAGCTGGAAACCGACGGCGTGGTCGAAGCCATGGCCGGCTCCGGCATCTATGTGCGCGACCAGCAGAAACCCCGAGAGGTGCGCACTCCGGTGCACATCCGCAACCGCGGGGTGACCGACCTCGATCGCGAGGTGCGCAAATGCGTTGATGGGCTTCTCAATGCAGGCTGCACCCTGCAACAGACCCGAGAACTGCTCACGCGAGAGATCGACTGGCGTTTGCGCTGCGGCGCCCGGGTGCTGGTGAGCACCCCCAGAGAAGACATCGGCGCCTCGATGCTGATCGCTGAGGAGCTGGAGCCCTGCCTCGACGTTCCCGTGGAGGTGGTGCCCATGGAGGAACTGGAAAGCGTGCTGGAAAGCGCCAGCAACGGCACCGTGGTCACCAGCCGCTATTTCCTTCAGCCCGTCGAGGACCTGGCCAAACGCCACGGCGTGCGGGCCGTGGCGGTGGATCTCAATGACTTCCGCGAAGAGCTCAATCTGCTCAAGGAGCTGCGCCCCGGCAGCTGCGTGGGCCTGGTGAGCATTAGTCCCGGCATCCTCCGAGCTGCCGAGGTGATTCTGCACAGCATGCGGGGCAATGAGCTGCTGCTGATGACCGCCACCCCAGACGTGGGCAGCAGGCTGCTGGCGCTGCTGCGGGCCTCAAGCCACGTGCTCTGCGACCGCCCCAGCCTTCCCCTGGTGGAACAGAGCCTGCGCCAGAACCGCTCCCAACTGATGCGCATGCCCCAGGTGCACTGCGCCGAGAGCTATCTAAGCGGCGACACGATCGAGCTGCTGCGCAAGGAAATCGGTCTTCAGACCAGCTGA
- a CDS encoding GNAT family N-acetyltransferase, translating into MARIRLVEHAPGAPGLRWLGCGPDLRPSRGLLKLQRLFHKHAFWAESRTQSDLKRMLAGSTVVVTLWRGKRMVGFGRAHSDGIHRAVLWDVVVAGDLQGRGLGRRVVEALLTAPAIRNVERVYLMTTNSAGFYKQLGFCDANPQQLLIRRQ; encoded by the coding sequence ATGGCCCGCATACGCCTGGTTGAACATGCCCCTGGAGCTCCCGGCCTGCGCTGGCTGGGCTGCGGCCCGGATCTTCGCCCCAGCCGAGGGCTGCTGAAACTGCAACGGCTGTTCCACAAACACGCCTTCTGGGCTGAGAGCCGCACCCAAAGCGATCTCAAACGCATGCTGGCGGGGAGCACCGTGGTGGTGACCCTGTGGCGCGGCAAGCGCATGGTGGGCTTCGGAAGGGCCCACAGCGACGGGATTCACCGCGCCGTGCTCTGGGACGTGGTGGTGGCCGGTGATCTACAGGGCAGAGGCCTGGGACGACGGGTGGTGGAGGCCCTGCTGACGGCTCCAGCAATCCGCAACGTGGAACGGGTGTATTTGATGACCACGAACAGCGCCGGGTTTTACAAACAACTTGGTTTTTGTGATGCGAATCCCCAGCAATTGCTGATTCGCAGGCAATAA